Proteins from a genomic interval of Rhizobium rhododendri:
- a CDS encoding GcvT family protein, with translation MQSHYRVAIIGGGVVGASVAYHLAKLGWTDVALFERNVLTAGSSWHAAGGFHALNADPNIAALQSYTIDLLSEIEAESGQNIGMHMTGGISIASAPERWEWLQSTYRVFQTMGISDVHLVGPEEIKKLCPIVSIEGVLGGLYAGREGHIDPSGVVHAYARSAKKRGATIIEHNRVLELTQRPDKSWNVVTEKGTVIAEHVVNAGGLWAKQIGRMAGIDLPVTPMEHHYLVTESIPEIAALDHELPMIVDLEGFTYMRQEQKGLLLGIYETDYRHWNMDGAPWDFGIELIQEDTDRIASELTLGFERFPCLQTAGIKRWVNGAFTFSPDGNPLVGPVRGVPNYWVACGVMAGFLQGGGVGKSLAEWMVHGEPEADIFGMDIARYGDFASNREYIRQTTGQFYSRRFVMSYPNEQLPAGRPLRTPPAFDAMTAAGARWGTSWGLEIPLYFADPDFVEKPSLKRSNADTIIGAEVAAVRQKAGLLDTSAFSRYRVSGPGAQGWLDRTFACRLPKPGQARLAPMLSDSGKLKGDLTLFNWGDGSWWIMGSYYLRHWHMRWFESHLSCDVTVDDISDDFTGFALSGPASREILQSLTHQNIARSALPFMGCDTIDIGLIRARVARLSITGELGYEINCRAFEHATLRRILLDAGKDAGLREIGYGATNALRLEKSFGIWSREFTQAYTPSMTGLERFIAFDKGDFVGREAALAERNAGGAARVLVTLEVDATDADASGYEPVWKEDSLIGYITSGGYVHTLGKSIALALVDRQFAAEGMKLVVHVVGQPRAARIIPNSPYDPAGRAMRS, from the coding sequence ATGCAAAGCCATTACCGAGTTGCCATTATCGGTGGCGGGGTTGTCGGCGCCTCTGTGGCCTATCATCTGGCGAAGCTCGGCTGGACGGATGTGGCGCTCTTCGAGCGGAACGTACTGACGGCGGGATCGAGCTGGCATGCGGCGGGTGGCTTTCACGCCCTCAATGCCGATCCCAATATCGCTGCGCTGCAATCCTACACGATCGACCTTCTGTCGGAGATAGAGGCTGAATCGGGCCAGAATATCGGCATGCACATGACCGGCGGCATTTCCATTGCGTCCGCTCCCGAACGCTGGGAATGGCTGCAATCCACTTACCGCGTCTTCCAGACCATGGGCATATCCGACGTCCACCTCGTCGGCCCCGAAGAGATCAAGAAGCTTTGCCCGATCGTCAGTATCGAAGGCGTGCTGGGTGGCCTGTATGCCGGGCGCGAGGGGCATATCGACCCGTCGGGCGTTGTGCATGCCTATGCACGCAGCGCCAAAAAACGCGGCGCCACGATCATCGAGCACAACCGGGTGCTGGAACTGACGCAACGTCCCGACAAATCCTGGAACGTCGTGACGGAAAAAGGAACCGTGATCGCCGAGCATGTGGTGAATGCAGGCGGTCTCTGGGCCAAGCAGATCGGCCGCATGGCCGGCATCGACCTGCCGGTGACGCCGATGGAGCATCACTATCTGGTCACGGAGTCTATCCCGGAAATTGCGGCTCTCGACCACGAACTGCCGATGATCGTCGATCTCGAAGGCTTCACCTACATGCGACAGGAGCAGAAAGGCCTGCTACTGGGGATATACGAGACCGACTACCGGCACTGGAACATGGACGGCGCGCCATGGGATTTCGGCATTGAGCTTATTCAGGAGGATACGGACCGCATTGCCAGCGAGCTGACACTCGGCTTCGAGCGTTTCCCGTGCCTGCAGACGGCAGGCATCAAGCGATGGGTCAACGGCGCCTTCACCTTTTCTCCGGACGGCAACCCGCTTGTCGGGCCGGTGCGCGGCGTGCCGAACTACTGGGTTGCCTGCGGTGTGATGGCGGGCTTCCTGCAGGGCGGCGGCGTCGGCAAGTCGCTGGCCGAGTGGATGGTGCACGGCGAGCCCGAGGCGGACATCTTCGGTATGGATATCGCCCGGTACGGCGATTTCGCCTCCAACCGCGAATATATTCGCCAGACGACAGGACAGTTCTACTCGCGCCGCTTCGTCATGAGCTACCCGAACGAGCAATTGCCGGCCGGAAGACCGTTGCGCACGCCACCCGCGTTCGACGCGATGACTGCGGCCGGCGCCCGCTGGGGCACCAGCTGGGGCCTTGAAATCCCGCTTTATTTCGCCGACCCCGACTTCGTCGAAAAGCCAAGCCTCAAGCGCTCCAACGCAGATACTATCATCGGCGCCGAAGTCGCAGCGGTCCGTCAGAAAGCGGGGCTCCTGGATACGTCTGCCTTCTCCCGCTACCGCGTATCGGGTCCGGGCGCGCAGGGCTGGCTCGACAGGACCTTCGCATGTCGCCTGCCCAAACCGGGGCAGGCAAGGCTTGCACCGATGCTCTCGGACAGCGGCAAGCTGAAGGGCGACCTGACGCTGTTCAACTGGGGCGATGGCAGCTGGTGGATCATGGGCTCCTATTACCTCAGGCACTGGCACATGCGCTGGTTCGAGAGCCATCTTTCCTGCGACGTGACCGTAGATGACATCTCGGACGACTTCACCGGTTTCGCGCTATCCGGTCCCGCCTCCCGGGAGATCCTGCAAAGTCTCACCCATCAAAATATAGCGCGCTCCGCGCTGCCTTTCATGGGCTGCGATACAATCGATATCGGCCTTATTCGGGCCCGGGTGGCAAGGCTCTCGATTACCGGCGAACTGGGCTACGAGATCAACTGCCGGGCCTTCGAACACGCCACGCTCCGCCGCATCCTGCTGGACGCTGGCAAAGATGCCGGCCTTCGCGAGATCGGCTATGGCGCGACAAATGCCCTGCGTCTGGAGAAAAGCTTCGGCATCTGGTCGCGCGAATTTACCCAGGCCTACACGCCTTCAATGACCGGGCTGGAACGCTTCATAGCGTTCGACAAGGGTGATTTCGTCGGCCGGGAGGCGGCGCTGGCGGAGCGTAACGCCGGTGGAGCTGCCAGGGTGCTCGTCACGCTCGAAGTCGACGCGACCGATGCCGATGCCAGCGGCTACGAACCGGTCTGGAAGGAAGACAGCCTGATCGGCTACATCACCTCCGGCGGCTACGTCCATACACTTGGAAAGAGCATCGCCCTTGCCCTCGTCGATCGGCAGTTTGCAGCCGAAGGCATGAAGCTTGTGGTCCACGTCGTCGGGCAGCCCCGCGCGGCGCGGATCATTCCCAACTCGCCTTACGATCCAGCCGGGCGCGCGATGCGCAGCTGA
- a CDS encoding TetR/AcrR family transcriptional regulator, giving the protein MSSSNTRVKADAPERVGRTTKEEWLDLSIQALISDGIDRVKVQIIAKTLGVSRSSFYFFFKNTKDLHAQMLDLWLRKNTGPIIERAMRPADTITQAILNVFECWVDASLFDFQLDMAVRFWAKRSSSVNAVVVQADDQRVDALQKMFIRHGYPAKEALVRARVLYFTQIGHYALDVPESMKVRFTYVESYVLAFSGQHVTEDEMEAFRRFARRFHPDV; this is encoded by the coding sequence ATGAGTAGCAGCAACACCAGGGTAAAGGCCGATGCCCCAGAGAGGGTTGGCCGCACGACGAAGGAGGAATGGCTCGACCTGTCCATCCAGGCGCTGATCAGCGACGGGATAGATCGTGTCAAGGTTCAGATCATTGCCAAGACACTCGGCGTGTCCCGCTCGAGCTTCTATTTCTTCTTCAAGAACACCAAGGACCTTCACGCCCAGATGCTCGATTTGTGGCTCCGCAAGAACACGGGCCCCATCATCGAGCGTGCCATGCGACCGGCAGACACGATAACGCAGGCAATCCTCAACGTCTTCGAATGCTGGGTGGACGCCAGCCTTTTCGACTTCCAGCTCGATATGGCGGTGCGGTTTTGGGCTAAGCGTTCCTCGTCCGTGAACGCCGTGGTGGTACAGGCAGACGATCAGCGCGTAGACGCTTTACAGAAGATGTTCATTCGCCACGGCTACCCCGCCAAGGAAGCTCTTGTTAGGGCACGGGTCCTCTATTTCACGCAGATCGGTCACTATGCGCTCGATGTACCGGAGAGCATGAAGGTCAGGTTTACCTATGTGGAATCCTACGTCCTGGCGTTCAGCGGACAGCATGTGACGGAGGATGAGATGGAGGCCTTCAGGCGGTTCGCTCGTCGCTTTCACCCGGACGTCTGA
- a CDS encoding ABC transporter substrate-binding protein translates to MTSKFGNENRDPLSTVQSAEGVTRRTVLQGSLAGAALMFTGSGAFAQAATPKSGGHLKIAMNGGASTDALDPASYISALQFVLARSWGDTLVETDPTTGKAVPALAESWETTDGGTTWSFKIRKNVRFHNGDALKVEDVVETLRRHSDKASKSGALGYLASIKSVEASGENVVVTLTEQNRDLPLIFSVYNLVIQPNGGRGDPNAGIGTGPFKIVRNNPGVQILLEKNKDDWHPNRGWVDSVEILAIADVSARTAALASGQVHFINAINPNTIPLLGRMKNITIHNTPGRSHYTMPMLVDQKPFDNVDLRLALKYAIDRKFLLKQVLGGYGTLGNDFPVNAAFDMFPGDIPQREFDPEKAAFHYKKSGFDGAVPIYAADVMQGGVDMAVILRDGAAKAGIKVAVNRVPTDGYWSGVWRNKPFCVSFFGTRLTQDLIYSLEFYSKSASNESKFDNAKFDTLLLAARAEADEAKRKEMYRDMALLVRDESGSIIPVFNNYLNASSPALKGFVPDVGNDLSNGYIASRVWLES, encoded by the coding sequence ATGACGTCGAAGTTTGGAAATGAGAACCGGGACCCCCTTTCGACGGTTCAGTCTGCCGAAGGCGTGACTAGGCGTACCGTCTTGCAGGGTTCGCTCGCAGGCGCCGCATTGATGTTTACGGGCAGCGGCGCATTTGCACAGGCTGCAACACCCAAGAGCGGCGGCCATCTGAAGATCGCCATGAACGGCGGCGCGTCGACCGATGCGCTCGACCCGGCAAGCTACATCAGCGCCCTGCAATTTGTGCTGGCCCGCAGCTGGGGCGATACCCTGGTCGAGACCGACCCGACGACCGGCAAGGCGGTTCCGGCTCTGGCTGAATCATGGGAGACGACCGATGGCGGAACGACCTGGTCGTTCAAGATCCGGAAGAACGTGCGCTTTCATAATGGCGATGCGCTGAAAGTCGAGGACGTCGTCGAGACGCTGCGCCGCCACAGCGACAAAGCCTCCAAATCAGGCGCGCTCGGCTACCTCGCCAGCATCAAGTCCGTAGAGGCTTCGGGCGAGAATGTCGTCGTGACGCTGACCGAGCAAAACCGCGACCTGCCGCTGATCTTCAGCGTCTACAACCTCGTCATCCAGCCGAACGGTGGCAGGGGCGATCCCAATGCCGGTATCGGCACCGGTCCCTTCAAGATCGTCCGCAACAATCCCGGCGTCCAAATCCTGCTTGAGAAGAACAAGGACGACTGGCATCCCAACCGTGGCTGGGTCGACAGTGTCGAGATCCTGGCGATTGCCGACGTATCGGCGCGAACGGCCGCTCTGGCATCAGGGCAGGTTCATTTCATCAATGCAATCAACCCCAATACGATCCCACTGCTGGGGCGAATGAAGAATATCACCATTCACAACACGCCCGGGCGCAGCCACTATACGATGCCCATGCTGGTCGACCAGAAACCGTTCGACAACGTCGATCTTCGCCTTGCTTTGAAATACGCCATCGATCGCAAATTTCTGCTGAAGCAGGTCCTTGGTGGATACGGGACGCTCGGCAACGACTTTCCTGTGAATGCTGCCTTCGACATGTTTCCCGGCGACATTCCGCAGCGTGAATTCGATCCGGAGAAGGCTGCCTTCCACTACAAGAAGTCCGGTTTCGACGGGGCCGTTCCAATCTATGCTGCCGACGTCATGCAGGGCGGCGTCGATATGGCGGTCATCCTGCGGGATGGCGCGGCGAAGGCCGGCATCAAGGTCGCCGTCAACCGCGTTCCGACGGACGGCTACTGGAGCGGCGTCTGGCGCAACAAGCCTTTCTGCGTCTCGTTTTTCGGAACGCGCCTGACGCAGGACCTGATCTATTCGCTCGAATTCTATTCGAAATCAGCAAGCAACGAGTCGAAGTTCGACAATGCGAAATTCGACACGCTGCTGCTGGCCGCACGGGCCGAAGCAGACGAAGCGAAGCGCAAGGAGATGTACCGTGATATGGCACTCCTCGTGCGCGACGAGTCGGGTTCGATCATTCCCGTGTTCAACAACTACCTGAATGCGTCGAGCCCCGCCCTGAAGGGCTTCGTACCGGACGTCGGCAACGATCTCAGCAACGGATACATCGCATCACGCGTCTGGCTGGAGAGCTGA
- a CDS encoding FadR/GntR family transcriptional regulator translates to MLTPLPTQDRTRQVIDALSDFIEKTNLQSGDQLPTEREMMGALSVGRSTIREVMTHFQALGVVETRKGSGTYLLKPVSKATIHMPLSMDTTHLRDVLLQTLEVRRGIECEAGMVAARKRTPEDLAIIEEKLDEMERVHIAKGASGPEDLAFHLAVYDATHNPLFKQLLEQMRGTFERFWTHPFDREDFARRSFPFHRTLFNTIVAQDPEAARLETLKILDVVEEDIKEMSK, encoded by the coding sequence TTGCTGACACCATTGCCTACTCAGGATCGGACGCGCCAGGTCATCGATGCGTTGTCCGATTTCATAGAGAAAACCAACCTCCAATCCGGCGACCAACTGCCGACCGAGCGCGAGATGATGGGTGCCTTGTCCGTCGGTCGCTCGACCATTCGCGAGGTCATGACCCACTTCCAGGCGCTTGGGGTCGTAGAGACGCGCAAGGGGAGTGGCACCTACCTGCTGAAGCCGGTTTCCAAGGCAACGATCCATATGCCGCTGTCAATGGACACCACGCATTTGCGCGACGTCCTGTTGCAGACACTCGAGGTTCGGCGCGGTATCGAATGCGAAGCTGGGATGGTGGCTGCCAGGAAGCGCACTCCGGAAGATCTTGCGATCATCGAGGAAAAGCTCGACGAGATGGAGCGCGTCCACATCGCCAAGGGCGCCTCCGGCCCCGAAGACCTGGCGTTTCACCTCGCCGTCTATGACGCCACCCACAATCCACTATTCAAGCAGTTGCTGGAGCAGATGCGGGGCACCTTCGAGCGCTTCTGGACCCATCCTTTCGACCGGGAAGACTTTGCGCGTCGGTCGTTTCCGTTCCACCGCACCCTGTTCAACACGATCGTGGCACAGGATCCGGAGGCAGCGCGCCTCGAAACATTGAAGATTCTCGACGTCGTCGAGGAAGACATCAAGGAAATGTCAAAATGA
- a CDS encoding PLP-dependent transferase, with protein MTAELGPFDLTSLITAHDEGNYAEAVVPPIFQTSLFTFSDYDDMIASYRGEKVRPIYTRGLNPTVRMFEEMLAKLEAAEDALGFASGMSAISSAVLTFVEPGDRIVAVKHIYPDAFRLFGTILKRMKVEVTYVDGRDEEAVAKALPGAKVFYMESPTSWVMEAHDVGALATLARQHGVVSMIDNSWASPFFQQPLTLGVDLVIHSASKYLGGHSDVVAGVVAGSKALIARIKAEAYPYLGGKLSPFDAWLLIRGMRTLPLRMKAHEAAAMTIARRLQNLDVVEEVCHPGLANRLPAGLNGTSGLFSFIFREGVDIRAFSDHLRLFKLGVSWGGHESLIVPGEVVLQQKAQPNSAHTFGISARSVRLHVGLEGSEALWRDIEEAIAAAS; from the coding sequence ATGACCGCAGAGCTCGGGCCATTCGATCTCACATCACTGATTACCGCTCATGACGAAGGCAATTATGCCGAAGCGGTGGTGCCTCCGATCTTCCAGACATCGCTTTTCACCTTCTCCGATTACGACGATATGATCGCCTCCTATCGCGGCGAAAAGGTCCGGCCCATCTACACCCGCGGCCTGAACCCGACGGTCCGGATGTTCGAGGAGATGCTGGCCAAGCTCGAGGCGGCCGAGGATGCGCTCGGATTTGCCAGCGGCATGTCGGCGATCTCGTCAGCCGTGCTCACATTCGTCGAACCGGGCGACCGGATCGTCGCCGTCAAGCATATCTACCCCGATGCCTTTCGCCTGTTCGGCACGATCCTCAAGCGCATGAAGGTCGAGGTGACCTATGTCGATGGTCGCGACGAGGAGGCCGTCGCAAAGGCGCTTCCGGGCGCCAAGGTATTCTACATGGAAAGCCCGACCAGCTGGGTGATGGAAGCCCACGACGTCGGCGCCCTTGCAACGCTCGCCAGGCAGCACGGTGTCGTTTCGATGATCGACAACAGCTGGGCCAGCCCCTTTTTCCAGCAGCCGCTGACGCTGGGCGTCGATCTGGTCATTCATTCCGCCTCCAAATATCTCGGCGGCCATAGCGATGTCGTCGCTGGCGTTGTCGCGGGCTCGAAGGCGCTGATCGCAAGGATAAAGGCCGAGGCCTACCCCTATCTCGGCGGCAAGCTTTCGCCTTTCGATGCCTGGTTGCTCATCCGCGGCATGCGCACATTACCGCTGCGCATGAAGGCGCACGAAGCCGCAGCCATGACGATCGCCAGACGGCTGCAGAACCTCGACGTCGTCGAGGAGGTCTGCCATCCCGGCCTTGCCAACCGATTGCCGGCAGGCCTCAACGGCACGTCCGGCCTGTTCTCTTTCATTTTCCGCGAGGGCGTCGATATCCGGGCCTTCTCCGACCATCTCAGGCTTTTCAAGCTGGGCGTGAGCTGGGGTGGCCACGAGAGCCTCATCGTGCCCGGCGAAGTCGTCCTGCAGCAGAAGGCCCAGCCCAATTCCGCGCACACCTTCGGGATCAGCGCGCGGTCCGTCCGCCTGCATGTCGGTCTCGAAGGAAGCGAGGCCTTGTGGAGAGATATCGAGGAAGCAATCGCTGCAGCCTCGTAG
- a CDS encoding ABC transporter substrate-binding protein, whose product MKRLITAALFTAMMAGTAFADTTLKLVEVITSPERTETLKSLVGKFEAANPGTKVDIISLPWNEAFQKFATMVSAGDTPDVMEMPDTWLSLYGNNGMLESLEPYLAKWEHTKELTPRALELGRDVKNTAYMLPYGFYLRAMFYNKKLLAQAGISEPPKTMDDFVKASAAVSKIPGKYGYCMRGGPGGLNGWMIFAASMAGDNTYFKPDGTSTMNDEGWAKGIEWMVDLYKRGYAPKDSVNWGFNEVVAGFYSGTCAFLDQDPDALIAVAERMSKDDFGVAPLPKGPSGKSFPTIGYAGWSMFATTQNKDLSWKLIATLEGQEGNLEWNKKIGALPAYTSAEKDPFYAGDQFKGWFEELADKNTVPTVMPTYLEEFAFFKDSLAIKTSQQALLGDISAKDLADQWADYLTKAQQKFLSKK is encoded by the coding sequence ATGAAAAGACTGATAACAGCGGCACTCTTTACCGCGATGATGGCGGGAACCGCGTTCGCCGATACGACACTCAAGCTCGTCGAAGTCATCACCAGCCCCGAGCGTACCGAGACGCTCAAATCGCTCGTTGGCAAGTTCGAAGCGGCCAACCCCGGCACCAAGGTCGATATCATTTCGCTGCCCTGGAACGAAGCCTTCCAGAAATTCGCAACGATGGTCTCGGCCGGCGATACGCCCGATGTCATGGAGATGCCGGATACCTGGCTGTCGCTCTATGGCAATAACGGTATGCTCGAAAGCCTCGAGCCCTATCTGGCGAAATGGGAGCACACCAAGGAACTGACGCCACGTGCGCTGGAACTCGGCCGGGACGTCAAGAACACCGCCTACATGCTACCCTACGGCTTCTACCTGCGCGCGATGTTCTACAACAAGAAGCTGTTGGCACAGGCCGGCATTTCCGAGCCACCGAAGACCATGGACGATTTCGTCAAAGCCTCCGCGGCGGTCTCGAAGATCCCCGGAAAATACGGCTACTGCATGCGCGGCGGCCCCGGCGGCCTTAATGGCTGGATGATCTTTGCGGCCTCCATGGCGGGCGACAACACGTATTTCAAGCCGGACGGCACGTCGACCATGAACGACGAAGGCTGGGCCAAGGGCATTGAGTGGATGGTCGATCTCTACAAAAGGGGATATGCGCCAAAGGATAGCGTCAACTGGGGCTTCAATGAGGTCGTAGCCGGCTTCTATTCGGGCACCTGCGCCTTCCTCGACCAGGATCCGGATGCACTGATCGCCGTTGCCGAGCGCATGAGCAAGGACGATTTCGGCGTCGCGCCCTTGCCGAAGGGACCGTCCGGCAAGTCTTTCCCGACGATCGGCTATGCTGGCTGGTCGATGTTTGCGACAACCCAGAACAAGGACCTGTCCTGGAAGCTGATCGCCACCCTCGAGGGCCAGGAAGGCAACCTCGAATGGAACAAGAAGATCGGTGCGCTGCCGGCCTATACATCGGCAGAGAAGGATCCGTTCTATGCCGGTGACCAGTTCAAGGGCTGGTTCGAGGAACTGGCCGACAAGAACACGGTGCCGACTGTCATGCCGACCTATCTGGAGGAATTTGCCTTCTTCAAGGATTCGCTGGCCATCAAGACCTCGCAGCAGGCTTTGCTGGGCGATATCTCCGCCAAGGATCTTGCCGATCAATGGGCCGACTATCTGACCAAGGCGCAGCAGAAATTTCTCTCCAAGAAATAG
- a CDS encoding carbohydrate ABC transporter permease, with protein MTMTAYTDDRRRDRRPWKKRLADASEPYLYSAPALILIVAVMLVPLVIGVSYAFRDVQLLKPFSGGFIGLDHFRDLSKDAAFYGALRNTLWWTGASVVLQFAFGLILALLLDKPFWGRGLVQALVFLPWAVPSFLAGLNWAWLFNPVIGPIPHWLFALGLMDQPDNILSNPHYAMWGPIVANVWWGIPFFAITLLAALQAIPRDLYEAASIDGASWFQRFQSITLPFLAPTIAITVLLRTVWVSNFADLIVVMTGGGPADRTQIVASYIFTQAFKRLDFGYASAIALVLLVLLLAYSMVIILLRQTLLNKD; from the coding sequence ATGACCATGACCGCCTATACCGATGACAGGCGTCGAGACCGCAGGCCCTGGAAAAAGCGGCTCGCCGATGCCTCGGAACCCTATCTCTACAGTGCACCGGCACTGATCCTGATCGTCGCCGTCATGCTGGTGCCGCTGGTGATTGGCGTCTCTTATGCCTTCCGGGATGTCCAGCTGCTGAAACCGTTTTCCGGCGGCTTCATCGGCCTCGATCACTTTCGCGATCTTTCCAAAGATGCAGCCTTTTACGGCGCGCTGAGAAACACCCTGTGGTGGACCGGCGCATCGGTCGTCCTGCAATTTGCCTTCGGGCTGATCCTTGCCCTGCTGCTGGACAAGCCATTCTGGGGGCGTGGCCTCGTCCAGGCCCTGGTGTTCCTGCCCTGGGCCGTGCCCTCCTTTCTGGCCGGTCTCAACTGGGCCTGGCTCTTCAATCCGGTGATCGGACCGATCCCGCATTGGCTGTTCGCACTCGGCCTGATGGATCAGCCCGACAACATCCTGTCCAACCCGCATTATGCGATGTGGGGGCCGATCGTTGCCAATGTCTGGTGGGGGATTCCGTTTTTCGCGATCACGCTTCTGGCCGCGCTGCAGGCAATCCCGCGCGATCTCTACGAGGCGGCCTCCATCGATGGGGCCAGCTGGTTCCAGCGGTTCCAATCGATCACGCTTCCATTCCTGGCACCGACCATCGCCATCACCGTCCTGCTGCGAACGGTCTGGGTCTCCAATTTCGCTGACCTCATCGTCGTCATGACCGGCGGTGGCCCTGCTGATCGTACGCAGATCGTCGCCAGCTACATCTTCACCCAGGCCTTCAAGCGGCTGGATTTTGGTTATGCGTCGGCCATCGCGCTGGTGCTGCTGGTGCTGTTGCTCGCCTATTCGATGGTGATCATTCTGCTCCGGCAGACATTGCTGAACAAGGACTAG
- a CDS encoding carbohydrate ABC transporter permease yields MRRSFLPIIAHRLAILVYIVFALFPLFWLLKVSLTPNDLLYTEGVRMWPSRTTWEHYAFVLEHSDFPTFFKNSVIVSASTAIAVTICASLAGYALSRFDFRGKYWIVALMLLTQMFPLVMLVAPIFKILSPLHLTNSLTGLVIVYTAFNVPFATFLMQSFFDGIPKELEEAAMIDGATQFIAFRQIILPLTLPGIAATLGFVFTAAWSELLFALMLINGNQAATFPVGLLTFVSKFSVDFGQMMAAGVMALIPAGLFFLLIQRYLVQGLTAGAVKG; encoded by the coding sequence ATGAGACGATCTTTCCTGCCCATCATCGCCCATCGGCTCGCTATCCTCGTCTACATCGTATTCGCCCTGTTTCCGCTGTTCTGGCTGTTGAAAGTTTCGCTGACGCCGAACGACCTCCTCTATACCGAGGGGGTGCGGATGTGGCCTTCGCGCACGACCTGGGAGCACTACGCGTTCGTGCTGGAGCACAGCGATTTTCCGACGTTCTTCAAAAACAGCGTGATCGTCTCGGCCTCTACCGCCATTGCCGTGACGATCTGCGCGTCATTGGCCGGCTATGCGCTGTCCCGCTTCGATTTTCGGGGCAAATACTGGATCGTGGCGCTCATGCTGCTGACGCAGATGTTTCCGCTGGTCATGCTGGTGGCGCCGATCTTCAAGATCCTCTCGCCTCTGCACCTGACAAACAGCCTGACCGGCCTGGTGATTGTCTACACGGCGTTCAACGTGCCCTTCGCGACCTTCCTGATGCAGTCATTCTTCGACGGCATTCCGAAGGAACTAGAAGAAGCCGCGATGATCGACGGCGCAACGCAATTCATCGCCTTCCGGCAGATCATCCTGCCGCTGACCTTGCCCGGCATTGCGGCAACGCTCGGCTTCGTTTTCACCGCAGCCTGGAGCGAGCTGCTCTTTGCCCTGATGCTGATCAACGGCAACCAGGCGGCCACCTTCCCGGTCGGGCTCTTGACCTTCGTTTCCAAATTCTCGGTCGATTTCGGTCAGATGATGGCGGCGGGCGTCATGGCACTCATTCCGGCCGGGCTGTTCTTCCTGCTCATTCAACGTTACCTCGTCCAGGGCCTGACGGCCGGCGCGGTCAAGGGATAG
- a CDS encoding ABC transporter ATP-binding protein, producing the protein MASIDIQNVRKAYGHVQVLHDVDLQIEDGEFIVLVGPSGCGKSTLLRMIAGLEDVTGGEIRIAGRRVNELHPKDRDIAMVFQSYALYPHMNVAGNMSYSLKIRKIAKEKIAAAVSLASSKLGLDPLLERRPKALSGGQRQRVAMGRAIVREPKAFLFDEPLSNLDARLREQMRAEIKKLHADLKATSIYVTHDQIEAMTLADRIVAMHGGVVQQVGSPLELYDRPANLFVAGFIGSPGMNFLEASYDGHQMILGDGTPVPLASTPIVTTGEKATLGIRPEHVVVTRNGSGISADVDLIEPTGFGIILHLKLHGLPFKIFTLDRETMSMGPKVSVAFPTQHLHVFDGEGNRAT; encoded by the coding sequence ATGGCATCGATCGATATCCAGAACGTCAGGAAGGCCTACGGCCATGTGCAGGTGCTACACGACGTAGACCTGCAGATCGAGGACGGCGAATTCATCGTGTTGGTCGGTCCCTCCGGATGCGGAAAGTCCACGCTGCTGCGCATGATCGCCGGTCTCGAGGACGTCACCGGTGGTGAAATCCGAATCGCCGGTCGCCGGGTCAACGAATTGCACCCGAAGGACCGCGACATCGCCATGGTGTTCCAGTCCTATGCTCTCTACCCGCACATGAATGTCGCCGGCAACATGAGCTACAGCCTGAAAATCCGGAAGATCGCCAAGGAGAAGATCGCCGCGGCGGTGTCGCTGGCGTCTTCCAAGCTGGGTCTCGATCCGCTCCTCGAGCGGCGCCCCAAGGCACTGTCCGGCGGACAGAGGCAGCGTGTCGCCATGGGTCGGGCAATCGTGCGGGAGCCAAAGGCGTTTCTCTTCGACGAACCGCTCTCCAACCTCGATGCGCGTCTGCGCGAACAGATGCGTGCCGAAATCAAGAAACTGCATGCCGATCTGAAAGCGACTTCGATTTACGTCACCCATGACCAGATCGAGGCGATGACGCTGGCGGACCGGATCGTCGCCATGCATGGAGGCGTTGTCCAGCAGGTCGGAAGCCCGCTCGAACTCTATGACCGCCCCGCCAATCTTTTCGTCGCGGGTTTTATCGGCTCTCCCGGCATGAATTTTCTCGAGGCCAGCTACGACGGGCACCAGATGATCCTCGGGGATGGCACTCCAGTTCCGCTTGCCTCAACACCAATCGTCACGACCGGCGAAAAGGCAACGCTCGGCATCCGCCCGGAACACGTGGTCGTGACACGGAATGGATCTGGTATCAGTGCCGACGTGGACCTGATAGAGCCGACCGGTTTCGGTATTATCCTCCACCTGAAGCTGCACGGCCTGCCATTCAAGATCTTCACACTCGATCGCGAAACCATGTCGATGGGCCCGAAAGTCTCCGTCGCCTTCCCGACCCAGCATCTGCATGTGTTTGACGGCGAAGGAAACAGAGCGACCTGA